The Zerene cesonia ecotype Mississippi chromosome 29, Zerene_cesonia_1.1, whole genome shotgun sequence genome includes a region encoding these proteins:
- the LOC119838018 gene encoding myrosinase 1-like, whose amino-acid sequence MFSRNEVFVLLSLLSAIQAVSLKNVTKNETLKSLRKFPDDFFFGTATSSYQIEGAWNEGGKGWSMWDHLVRTDPGHIRDGTNGDVAANSYHFYEKDIAILKELGVSVYRFSVSWPRILPFGRADYVNPEGIAYYNKLIDLLLANNITPFLTMYHWELPQNLNEQGGWLTEDIMYWFGDYSRVLYQHFGDRVKLWLTINEPSVHCNLGYGSGNHAPRIRSPGIKYYECGRNILLAHARAYHIYNNEFRHQGGRVGLALDSEMSMPSSSSPDDIQAAEDYLHFFIL is encoded by the exons ATGTTCTCAAGAAATGAGGTGTTTGTGTTACTCAG ccTATTATCGGCAATACAGGCAGTATCTTTGAAGAATGTGACCAAGAATGAAACGCTGAAATCCTTGAGGAAATTTCCAGATGATTTCTTCTTTGGAACTGCTACCTCGTCTTACCAAATAGAAGGCGCGTGGAATGAAGGAG GAAAAGGCTGGTCGATGTGGGATCATTTAGTACGCACTGATCCTGGTCACATCAGGGATGGAACGAACGGCGACGTTGCTGCTAATTCCTACCATTTCTACGAGAAAGATATCGCCATTCTCAAAGAGTTAGGAGTCAGTGTCTATAGATTTTCCGTATCGTGGCCTAGAATACTGCCTTTCGGTCGCGCAGACTATGTTAACCCAGAAGGAATTGCatattacaacaaattaatCGATCTTTTGCTTGCTAACAATATCACGCCATTTTTAACCATGTACCATTGGGAATTGCCCCAAAATTTGAATGAACAAGGCGGTTGGTTAACTGAAGATATTATGTACTGGTTCGGCGACTATTCCCGAGTTTTGTACCAACATTTCGGAGACAGAGTGAAGCTTTGGCTTACTATCAACGAGCCTTCTGTCCATTGCAATCTAGGCTATGGAAGTGGGAATCACGCGCCCAGAATTCGATCTCCTGGTATCAAGTACTATGAATGTGGTCGAAATATACTTCTCGCTCATGCGCGAGCGTAccacatttacaataatgaATTCAGACATCAGGGTGGAAGGGTTGGTTTAGCTTTGGACTCAGAAATGAGTATGCCGAGCAGCTCTTCACCGGACGACATCCAAGCAGCTGAAGACTATTTGCATTTCTTT ATCttgtaa
- the LOC119837870 gene encoding cytosolic beta-glucosidase-like: MKGTGDFLALNHYSSNYAYRNASVINKHEVPSLLDDAQIDTYKDPSWPMGVWIGTYGPGLHKLLVHIKDTYNNPTIYITENGFATGMGLNDEGRVHYYREYLTGVLDAIDDGVNIKGYCAWSLMDNFEWDWGYSVRFGLYEIDQDDPEKTRKPRKSALVFKEIVGTRTIDLDYNPDPYAVASSAINTKTSVVIIAAISVMKQVLI; encoded by the exons ATGAAGGGCACAGGAGATTTCTTGGCATTAAACCATTATTCGAGTAATTATGCGTACAGAAACGCATCAGTCATTAACAAGCATGAAGTTCCCTCTTTGTTGGATGACGCGCAAATTGACACTTATAAGGACCCATCGTGGCCAATGGGAGTTTGGATAggt ACTTACGGTCCCGGTTTACACAAGTTGCTGGTACACATCAAAGATACTTACAACAACCCAACTATTTACATAACAGAAAATGGCTTTGCAACAGGCATGGGGTTGAATGACGAAGGTCGGGTACATTACTATAGAGAGTATTTAACTGGCGTTCTGGATGCGATTGATGATGGAGTTAATATAAAAGGATATTGTGCTTGGAGTCTCATGGACAACTTTGAATGGGATTGGGGCTACAG CGTCCGTTTCGGCCTCTACGAAATCGATCAAGATGATCCAGAAAAAACAAGGAAGCCACGTAAGTCTGCACTTGTGTTTAAGGAAATAGTGGGAACGAGAACCATCGATTTGGACTATAATCCAGACCCGTATGCTGTTGCTAGCTCAGCCATCAACACCAAAACTTCAGTTGTGATCATAGCGGCTATATCTGTAATGAAacaagtattaatttaa